In the Candidatus Binatia bacterium genome, one interval contains:
- a CDS encoding flippase-like domain-containing protein codes for MSRTVRILLTVAVSGVLLFLALRGVEWERAWTTAREIRATWLIPVMAVTIWTLYIRAQRWRSLLRPLGSVPLSPLVHTTNIGFMANMVLPLRAGEIVRPLLLARATALPLGGVLATIVLERVFDLLAVIFLFGIATLLVPVSDEVRVLGYVLVTMGTLLAAGVAVARWQEGRVLRLWCGVAKRLPAFVRHLLDHFVRGFLQALEVLDRPATFLSIVAWTAYLWAIIAAVNTLGLVAFAFAVPLLRCGLVLTAIVALAVSVPSAPGYIGSFQFGCKLALEMFGLAASEALAFSVVLHVAQFVAILLAGLYSLARQGVSFRQLEEVSKSDVSVSAG; via the coding sequence ATGAGCCGCACCGTCCGCATCCTCCTGACTGTTGCCGTTTCTGGCGTGCTGTTGTTTCTTGCCTTGCGGGGCGTGGAATGGGAACGAGCCTGGACCACAGCGCGAGAAATCCGCGCGACGTGGTTGATCCCCGTGATGGCGGTGACGATTTGGACTCTTTACATCCGGGCGCAGCGTTGGCGAAGCCTCCTGCGGCCGCTCGGCAGCGTGCCTTTGTCCCCACTGGTGCACACGACCAACATTGGCTTCATGGCGAACATGGTGCTCCCCTTGCGGGCCGGCGAGATCGTGCGTCCGCTATTGCTCGCCCGTGCCACAGCGCTGCCGCTCGGCGGCGTTCTCGCCACCATCGTACTTGAGCGAGTGTTCGATTTGCTTGCCGTGATTTTCCTTTTCGGCATCGCAACACTTCTTGTTCCGGTTTCCGATGAGGTACGGGTTTTGGGGTACGTCCTGGTAACGATGGGCACCCTGCTTGCGGCGGGTGTAGCGGTTGCACGGTGGCAGGAGGGGCGTGTCTTGCGCCTTTGGTGTGGAGTTGCGAAGCGGTTGCCGGCGTTCGTACGGCACCTGCTCGATCACTTTGTGCGAGGATTTCTCCAGGCATTGGAGGTGCTCGACAGGCCAGCAACGTTCCTTTCGATTGTGGCGTGGACAGCGTATCTGTGGGCGATCATTGCGGCCGTAAACACACTAGGGTTAGTGGCGTTCGCCTTTGCAGTTCCGCTGCTCCGGTGCGGCCTGGTGCTAACCGCGATCGTTGCTCTGGCCGTCTCCGTGCCATCAGCGCCCGGCTACATCGGCTCTTTCCAATTCGGCTGTAAGCTGGCTCTCGAGATGTTTGGCTTAGCCGCAAGCGAAGCCCTAGCCTTCTCCGTCGTGCTTCATGTCGCGCAGTTTGTTGCGATCCTGCTGGCCGGGTTGTACTCCTTGGCGCGCCAAGGAGTGAGCTTCCGCCAACTCGAAGAAGTGAGCAAATCGGATGTCTCGGTGTCTGCGGGATAA
- the coaBC gene encoding bifunctional phosphopantothenoylcysteine decarboxylase/phosphopantothenate--cysteine ligase CoaBC → MSRCLRDKNILLGLTGGIACYKSAELARLLVREGARVHVLMSAAAQQFITPLTMQSLTGHAVATDLFELSRELQIGHIQLADLADAYVIAPATADVVGKLASGQADDVVTTVALATRAPILVAPSMNVNMFEHPLVQKNLDVLERIGYRIVPPGEGELACGWHGKGRLAEPHVLLAETERAVTPAQLTGERILVTAGPTREFLDPVRFLTNRSSGKMGFQLAAAAWRRGAKVKLITGPVSLATPHGVERRDVVSAEDMFHAVQEEFRAATVLIMCAAVADYRPAERRPTKLKKQSARWSVELEPTVDILASIASSKEQRFVVGFAAETENVEESGRSKLLRKGLDLVVANDVSRPGAGMEADVNSAILLDRFGGRVELPLMSKAELAEAILDRVVELRQQLAAF, encoded by the coding sequence ATGTCTCGGTGTCTGCGGGATAAGAACATTTTGCTCGGGCTCACGGGCGGCATTGCCTGTTACAAGAGCGCCGAGTTAGCCCGACTCTTGGTGCGAGAAGGAGCACGAGTGCACGTGCTCATGTCGGCAGCGGCGCAGCAGTTTATCACACCTTTGACCATGCAATCGCTAACGGGGCACGCAGTGGCGACCGATCTCTTCGAGCTGAGTCGCGAGTTGCAAATTGGCCATATCCAGTTGGCGGACCTCGCCGACGCGTATGTGATCGCTCCCGCAACCGCTGATGTTGTCGGCAAGCTTGCTTCCGGCCAAGCCGACGACGTCGTGACCACGGTTGCTTTGGCTACACGCGCGCCGATCCTCGTCGCTCCGTCGATGAACGTGAATATGTTCGAGCACCCGCTCGTGCAGAAGAACTTGGACGTGCTGGAGCGGATTGGGTATCGCATCGTGCCCCCCGGCGAGGGAGAGTTAGCGTGCGGGTGGCACGGCAAAGGGCGTTTGGCCGAACCCCACGTGCTCCTGGCAGAGACGGAGCGCGCTGTGACGCCTGCCCAACTTACGGGTGAACGCATCTTAGTGACTGCTGGCCCTACACGGGAGTTTTTGGACCCCGTTCGCTTTCTGACGAATCGCTCTAGCGGCAAAATGGGTTTTCAACTTGCGGCGGCCGCATGGCGCCGCGGAGCGAAGGTCAAGCTGATCACGGGCCCAGTCTCCCTGGCGACACCACACGGGGTCGAGCGGCGAGACGTCGTCTCCGCCGAAGACATGTTTCACGCAGTGCAGGAGGAGTTTCGGGCTGCCACCGTGCTGATTATGTGCGCCGCAGTAGCCGATTACCGGCCTGCGGAACGTCGCCCGACGAAGCTAAAAAAGCAGAGTGCCCGCTGGTCCGTGGAGCTGGAACCAACAGTGGATATCCTGGCGAGCATCGCTTCCTCAAAGGAGCAGCGCTTTGTGGTCGGTTTCGCCGCCGAGACCGAAAACGTCGAGGAGTCGGGCCGCAGCAAGCTTTTACGCAAGGGGTTAGACCTAGTGGTCGCGAACGATGTCAGTCGGCCTGGGGCGGGCATGGAAGCGGACGTCAACTCCGCCATTCTCCTGGACCGTTTTGGAGGACGCGTCGAACTGCCCCTGATGAGTAAAGCAGAACTCGCCGAGGCGATCCTCGACCGTGTCGTTGAACTTCGCCAGCAGCTTGCCGCTTTCTGA
- a CDS encoding zinc dependent phospholipase C family protein → MRVALLFTLFVALLPDASWAWGPMTHLTHGATVLAHVTILGAGLQRLLRKHRWEFLYGCVGADITQAKKYTRSEQAHCHSWRVGWSLLAHAANDVQRAFAYGYLTHLAGDVFSHNHYVPVQLVLSYRSLAMGHVYWEARFDTLQSPEIRTLVRELRQREFPQCDELVRTVVSRTLFSFETDKRIFNSFIAVHDLDQWHRIIRRLAQRSQYTLPADLADQYNRACWAAILDMLEKGSNAANQSADPTGLLALRAASDIRRMLRALERNGPLPQDVARALTTLGERRELKEVAQLVSSAVGRLAPVRDPGSRAGADDGLRCPCYGAAANNAHVPGESIAERSRLHNRRTYTPVAGNPRVRTEG, encoded by the coding sequence ATGCGCGTCGCGTTACTCTTCACCCTCTTTGTGGCCCTGTTGCCTGATGCCTCCTGGGCTTGGGGCCCAATGACGCACCTGACCCACGGCGCAACTGTGCTTGCGCACGTTACCATCCTCGGCGCAGGCCTGCAACGCTTGCTGCGTAAGCATCGTTGGGAGTTCCTTTACGGGTGCGTGGGGGCAGACATTACGCAGGCGAAGAAATACACGCGCAGCGAACAAGCACACTGCCACTCTTGGAGGGTGGGTTGGAGCCTGCTGGCGCATGCCGCGAACGACGTGCAACGGGCCTTCGCTTATGGCTATCTCACCCACCTGGCAGGAGACGTCTTCTCCCATAACCACTACGTTCCGGTGCAGCTCGTGCTCAGCTACCGCTCCCTAGCGATGGGCCACGTCTACTGGGAGGCGCGGTTCGATACCCTGCAGTCCCCGGAGATTCGCACGCTCGTGCGCGAATTGCGCCAGCGAGAGTTTCCGCAGTGCGACGAGTTGGTGCGCACCGTTGTTTCGCGCACGCTATTCTCCTTCGAAACGGACAAACGGATCTTCAATTCCTTCATCGCCGTGCACGATCTCGACCAATGGCACCGGATCATTCGGCGCTTGGCGCAGCGTTCTCAATATACGCTGCCCGCCGACTTGGCCGATCAATACAACCGCGCCTGCTGGGCCGCCATACTGGACATGCTGGAGAAGGGCTCGAACGCCGCAAACCAGAGTGCCGACCCCACCGGCCTGCTCGCGCTGCGGGCCGCAAGTGACATCCGTCGAATGTTGCGGGCCTTGGAGCGCAACGGCCCTTTGCCGCAGGACGTAGCCCGTGCCCTGACAACCCTCGGCGAGAGGCGAGAACTGAAGGAGGTCGCACAACTTGTCTCTTCTGCGGTGGGGCGACTTGCCCCCGTTCGGGATCCGGGCAGTAGAGCCGGGGCCGACGACGGCCTCAGGTGTCCGTGCTACGGCGCTGCTGCAAATAACGCGCACGTACCTGGCGAAAGTATTGCCGAGCGATCGCGTCTGCATAATCGCCGTACGTATACGCCTGTGGCCGGAAATCCCCGCGTTCGTACAGAAGGGTGA
- a CDS encoding uracil-DNA glycosylase, whose amino-acid sequence MPFDPNRRDVLPQPTLGRLAEQVRAHLQYWMELGEKEILRLRPTEAREQEGKQTVTPRSTEPPTAPPAPAAPTMRSLFSDPQLLAARTLDDVRAVLGDCRRCKLCSSRTQIVFGVGNPRAELMFVGEGPGRDEDLQGEPFVGRAGQLLTEIITKGMKMRRVDVYIANVVKCRPPDNRNPEPDEVAQCLPFLQRQIEIVSPRVIVALGKVAAHALLQTTTPISRLRGQWHTYRGIPLMPTLHPAYLLRNPADKRLVWEDIKQVIRQLRSP is encoded by the coding sequence ATGCCGTTCGATCCTAACCGGAGGGATGTCCTGCCACAACCGACACTTGGTCGCTTAGCCGAGCAAGTGCGGGCCCACCTGCAGTACTGGATGGAGTTAGGAGAGAAGGAAATTTTGCGGTTGCGTCCCACCGAGGCGCGCGAGCAAGAAGGAAAGCAAACTGTTACACCTCGGTCCACCGAGCCGCCGACTGCTCCGCCCGCGCCTGCGGCCCCCACTATGCGGAGCTTGTTTAGCGACCCCCAGTTGTTGGCAGCGCGTACTCTGGATGACGTGCGCGCCGTCCTCGGGGACTGTCGGCGGTGCAAGCTCTGTAGTTCCCGCACGCAAATCGTTTTTGGTGTCGGTAACCCTCGGGCAGAATTGATGTTTGTGGGAGAGGGGCCTGGCCGGGACGAAGATCTGCAAGGTGAGCCGTTCGTCGGTCGCGCGGGCCAGTTACTGACTGAAATCATCACGAAGGGAATGAAAATGCGCCGCGTGGACGTTTACATCGCGAATGTCGTCAAATGCCGTCCTCCAGACAACCGCAATCCGGAGCCTGACGAGGTGGCGCAGTGCTTGCCGTTTTTGCAGCGTCAAATTGAGATCGTATCCCCGAGGGTCATCGTGGCGCTAGGTAAGGTCGCTGCTCACGCATTGTTGCAAACCACTACACCGATCTCTCGTTTGCGCGGCCAGTGGCATACGTATCGAGGGATTCCGCTGATGCCGACACTGCATCCGGCGTATCTCTTGCGCAATCCGGCGGATAAGCGGCTGGTTTGGGAAGACATTAAACAAGTCATCCGACAATTGAGGTCTCCGTGA
- a CDS encoding nodulation protein NfeD translates to MRRALATRSHSRGHWVTTLLLAWSATTWAVSTHTPTRPSPTVVPQAGSRSEVAREGVALVHVIRIDGGINPAVADFVRESIQAAHQAGAAALLIELDTPGGLLESTKDIVKDLLGAPLPVIVYVSPSGAGAASAGVFVTMAANIAAMAPGTNIGAAHPVGGGGENIEGDMRTKVENFVASLSKSIAQERGRNVEWAEKAVRESVSITEQEALKLNVIDVVAASREDLMRQIHGREVRVQQRAQRLQLENVAFVQREMRFKQKLLNVLANPNVAYLLMMAGLLGLYVEFTHPGLFFPGVAGAICLLLGFAALQVLPINYSGLALIVLGIALLIAELFLPSFGTLGVGGLIAFVLGSLLLFDTAESDLTLNPAIVYAAAATLGAFTFVVGYLVMRTQRRRAALGREGLIGEIGEVREAIEPGRPGRVFVHGEYWTASADEPLPTGTAVEVVDVQGLRLRVRRSTNQKM, encoded by the coding sequence GTGAGACGGGCATTGGCAACTCGGTCGCACTCGAGGGGGCATTGGGTCACCACACTCCTCCTCGCGTGGTCCGCAACGACGTGGGCGGTATCGACGCATACCCCGACCCGACCATCTCCCACTGTCGTGCCTCAAGCCGGATCTAGGAGCGAGGTCGCTAGAGAGGGAGTTGCGCTGGTCCACGTCATCCGGATCGACGGCGGGATCAACCCCGCTGTGGCGGATTTTGTTCGCGAGTCGATTCAGGCCGCTCACCAAGCAGGAGCAGCCGCCCTGTTGATTGAGCTGGATACCCCTGGAGGGCTGCTGGAATCCACCAAGGATATCGTCAAGGACCTTCTCGGGGCTCCACTGCCGGTGATCGTTTATGTATCCCCGAGCGGCGCTGGCGCCGCTTCTGCTGGCGTGTTCGTCACAATGGCCGCCAACATTGCAGCGATGGCCCCGGGAACCAATATCGGCGCCGCCCATCCGGTAGGTGGTGGGGGAGAAAACATCGAAGGCGACATGCGCACCAAGGTGGAGAATTTCGTCGCCTCGCTGAGCAAATCCATCGCGCAGGAGCGCGGGCGGAATGTGGAGTGGGCGGAGAAAGCCGTACGCGAGAGCGTGTCCATCACCGAACAGGAGGCTCTCAAGCTGAACGTGATCGACGTCGTTGCTGCGAGCAGGGAAGATCTTATGCGGCAAATTCACGGACGCGAGGTGCGGGTGCAGCAGCGAGCACAGCGACTGCAGTTGGAGAACGTCGCGTTTGTACAACGGGAGATGCGCTTTAAGCAAAAGCTCCTGAACGTGCTGGCGAATCCAAACGTGGCCTATCTCTTGATGATGGCGGGGCTTCTGGGCTTGTATGTAGAGTTCACTCACCCGGGTTTATTTTTCCCGGGGGTCGCCGGAGCAATTTGCCTATTGCTCGGCTTTGCAGCGCTGCAAGTTCTGCCGATCAATTATAGTGGGCTCGCACTGATCGTCCTTGGTATTGCTTTGTTGATTGCGGAGCTCTTTTTGCCAAGTTTCGGCACGCTGGGAGTGGGCGGCCTGATTGCCTTTGTGCTCGGGTCGTTGTTGCTCTTCGACACGGCGGAATCCGATCTCACGCTGAATCCGGCCATTGTGTATGCGGCTGCTGCCACTCTCGGGGCTTTTACGTTTGTCGTGGGTTATTTGGTCATGCGTACGCAGCGTCGGCGCGCAGCCCTCGGTCGCGAGGGCCTAATTGGAGAGATCGGCGAAGTGCGCGAGGCCATCGAGCCAGGAAGACCGGGCCGCGTATTCGTCCATGGCGAGTACTGGACCGCTTCGGCGGACGAGCCCTTACCCACCGGCACCGCAGTGGAGGTCGTGGATGTCCAGGGGCTCCGTCTGCGAGTGCGCCGTTCGACGAATCAAAAGATGTGA
- a CDS encoding slipin family protein, with protein sequence MFGSALTIVLIAAVLLISGVKILKEFERGVIFRLGRLVGSRGPGLIYVIPVIERMLRVDMRTVTMDVQPQDVITRDNVSVKVSAVLYFRVIDPSRAVVEVVDYLYATSQLAQTTLRSVCGQAELDELLAEREKINAKLQEILDAQTDPWGIKVITVEVKHIDLPQEMQRAMARQAEAERERRAKVINAEGEFQAAQRLAEASAMIAAHPVALQLRFLQTLTEMAAENNSTTIFPLPIDLLTPFLKRDESQDSPDQRSSSAT encoded by the coding sequence ATGTTCGGTTCGGCTTTGACCATTGTGTTGATTGCCGCGGTTCTGCTGATCAGTGGGGTGAAGATCCTCAAGGAGTTCGAGCGAGGGGTCATTTTTCGACTCGGGCGCTTGGTCGGCTCGCGGGGGCCTGGGTTAATTTACGTGATCCCGGTGATCGAACGCATGCTGCGGGTCGACATGCGTACGGTGACCATGGATGTCCAGCCGCAAGACGTGATCACCCGGGATAACGTGTCTGTGAAAGTGAGCGCGGTGCTGTACTTCCGGGTGATTGATCCGAGCCGCGCGGTAGTAGAGGTTGTGGACTACCTGTACGCCACCTCGCAACTCGCACAGACGACCCTCCGCAGCGTGTGTGGTCAAGCTGAACTGGATGAGCTGCTCGCCGAACGGGAGAAGATCAACGCGAAGCTGCAGGAAATTCTCGACGCGCAAACCGATCCGTGGGGAATCAAGGTCATTACCGTGGAGGTCAAACACATCGACCTTCCCCAGGAGATGCAACGGGCCATGGCACGACAAGCAGAAGCAGAACGGGAGCGGCGGGCGAAGGTAATCAATGCAGAGGGAGAATTCCAAGCAGCGCAGCGCCTGGCGGAGGCCTCGGCAATGATTGCGGCGCATCCCGTGGCACTCCAGCTCCGATTTTTGCAAACGCTCACCGAGATGGCAGCGGAAAACAATTCGACGACGATCTTCCCTTTGCCGATCGATCTGTTGACTCCTTTCTTGAAGCGCGACGAGTCACAGGACTCACCTGATCAACGTTCCTCCTCTGCGACTTGA
- a CDS encoding peptide chain release factor-like protein gives MVDPVFPVSPQKADALRQRMARLGIREEDLEESFMRARGKGGQHVNKASTAVQLLHRPTGLKVRCEQERSQGLNRYRARQILCDKLERKLLGEASAEQQRIAKIRRQKRKRSRRAKEKILAEKHARSELKALRAPLRPDGEE, from the coding sequence GTGGTCGATCCGGTTTTTCCGGTCAGCCCTCAAAAAGCCGATGCCCTGCGCCAACGGATGGCGCGCCTTGGGATCCGAGAGGAGGACCTCGAAGAGTCCTTTATGCGGGCACGGGGAAAGGGCGGACAGCATGTCAACAAGGCTTCCACCGCGGTCCAACTGTTACACCGCCCCACTGGCCTCAAGGTCCGTTGCGAACAAGAGCGCTCGCAGGGCCTCAATCGCTACCGAGCACGGCAGATCTTGTGCGACAAACTCGAGCGAAAACTTCTCGGCGAGGCGAGCGCCGAGCAGCAGCGAATCGCGAAAATTCGCCGTCAGAAAAGGAAGCGCTCCCGTCGGGCAAAGGAGAAAATCCTGGCGGAAAAGCATGCGCGCTCCGAGCTGAAAGCGCTGCGCGCGCCGTTGCGCCCGGACGGTGAGGAATAG
- a CDS encoding DUF2760 domain-containing protein — protein MSTAPKDRKVLSALLLFAGLVFSLANVAVLLITVKGSITVPLAVELYRICPPCVVYFAVAPLIVALLTVLLLRQIVPATPAAAKNTEAAPESPGKAVAQSEQALRDTGALQLLALLQREGRFLDFLAEDLGAYSDAQIGAAARAIHAGCRKALEGRLELERILSGEEGAEVTVDAAFDAEAIRLLGDVRGAPPFRGVLQHAGWRVRRCELPRIVPGSRPEILAPAEVEIPPARAESRA, from the coding sequence ATGTCCACTGCACCCAAAGATCGAAAAGTGTTGTCGGCCCTACTTCTGTTTGCGGGGCTCGTGTTCTCGCTCGCCAATGTAGCGGTGTTGTTGATTACGGTGAAAGGATCCATAACCGTTCCATTGGCAGTCGAGCTTTACCGCATTTGCCCGCCGTGTGTGGTGTACTTCGCGGTGGCGCCACTCATCGTTGCCCTGTTGACAGTACTCCTGTTGCGGCAGATCGTGCCTGCTACCCCAGCTGCAGCGAAAAACACAGAGGCAGCGCCTGAAAGCCCGGGCAAAGCTGTTGCGCAGTCAGAGCAGGCGCTCAGGGACACCGGTGCTTTGCAGTTGCTTGCTTTGCTGCAACGTGAGGGGCGCTTTCTGGATTTCCTCGCTGAAGACTTGGGGGCGTACTCCGATGCGCAGATCGGTGCCGCGGCCAGAGCAATTCACGCCGGTTGTCGGAAGGCGTTGGAAGGGCGACTAGAGTTGGAGCGGATCCTCTCCGGCGAAGAAGGCGCTGAGGTAACCGTCGACGCCGCGTTCGATGCCGAGGCGATTCGCCTGTTGGGTGACGTTCGCGGGGCACCACCGTTCCGCGGAGTCCTGCAGCATGCGGGGTGGCGGGTGCGCCGCTGCGAGCTCCCTCGCATCGTTCCTGGATCGAGGCCGGAAATTCTCGCACCGGCAGAAGTCGAGATTCCACCAGCGCGGGCTGAGAGCCGAGCGTAA
- a CDS encoding Hsp70 family protein: protein MPRYVVGIDLGTTNSALAYVPLEEDSASVMVLPIPQLVTVGAWEERSLLPSFLYIPTLEESSSAGYRSPWAPAPGFVIGELARRRGAEAPQRLIASAKSWLCVDTVDRQSPILPWGSEADVHRLSPVEVSARYLEHLRTAWDQRFPDSPLAEQEVFIGVPASFDPVARELTMRAALLAGLERVTLIEEPLAAFYAWLAGQGDEWREQVRAGDLVLVCDVGGGTTDFTLIEVRASEGQLVLERIAVGDHILLGGDNMDLALAHAVRARLEAAGHPLDTWQFQALALACREAKETLLRSAGEKQRSFPVALLGKGSRLIGGTIRTEIERELVEELLTEGFFPFCSPESEPEDNPLATVAEWGLPYAADAAITRHLAAFLHRARAASGARVGLPSAVLFHGGVFHSEVFRHRVMALLARWSRHAPPPRSLPGTDFEHAVARGAAYYGFVRKRGGVRIRGGVAHAFYLGIAAAMPAVPGMQPPIKAFCIVPRGLEEGAEVELPQREFALTVGRESVFRFFQSAVRSDPAGALVEHIGPEFHELPPVRTCLPGSSAVNQRIPVYLQAKVNELGTLELWFVQRSGGGRWKLEFDLRAAGQRTKGGSR from the coding sequence GTGCCGCGGTACGTTGTCGGGATCGATCTCGGAACCACGAACTCGGCGCTGGCTTACGTGCCCCTTGAGGAAGACAGCGCTTCGGTAATGGTGCTGCCCATTCCTCAGCTCGTCACGGTCGGCGCTTGGGAAGAGCGCAGCCTCTTGCCTTCGTTCCTCTACATTCCAACGCTCGAGGAATCTTCCTCCGCAGGATATCGGTCGCCTTGGGCCCCAGCCCCAGGCTTCGTGATTGGCGAGCTTGCCCGGCGCCGCGGAGCAGAAGCGCCGCAGCGCCTCATTGCCTCGGCTAAGTCCTGGCTTTGTGTGGACACGGTAGACCGCCAAAGCCCCATTTTACCTTGGGGCTCGGAGGCTGACGTCCACCGGCTCTCGCCAGTCGAAGTTTCCGCTCGGTACCTGGAGCACTTGCGCACCGCGTGGGACCAAAGGTTTCCGGACAGCCCTCTTGCCGAACAAGAGGTTTTCATTGGGGTGCCTGCTTCGTTCGATCCCGTTGCCCGGGAGCTCACCATGCGTGCGGCTTTGCTGGCGGGGCTCGAGCGCGTTACGCTCATCGAAGAACCGTTGGCCGCGTTTTACGCGTGGCTCGCTGGGCAGGGAGATGAGTGGCGGGAGCAGGTGCGTGCTGGAGACCTTGTTCTGGTTTGTGACGTCGGTGGGGGCACGACCGACTTTACTTTAATCGAAGTGCGCGCCTCGGAGGGACAGCTTGTTTTAGAGCGGATCGCAGTTGGCGACCACATCTTGTTGGGTGGCGACAACATGGACCTCGCGCTTGCACATGCGGTGCGTGCTCGGTTGGAAGCCGCGGGACATCCGCTCGATACCTGGCAATTCCAGGCGCTCGCGCTTGCTTGCCGGGAGGCAAAGGAAACGCTCTTGCGCAGCGCTGGGGAGAAACAAAGGTCGTTTCCGGTCGCTCTTCTTGGAAAAGGAAGCAGGCTGATCGGTGGCACGATCCGCACCGAGATTGAACGCGAACTCGTAGAAGAGCTTCTCACCGAAGGATTCTTTCCCTTTTGCTCGCCAGAGTCGGAGCCCGAGGACAATCCCCTGGCGACCGTTGCCGAGTGGGGTCTCCCGTATGCCGCCGATGCCGCGATCACACGCCATCTGGCTGCATTCTTACACCGAGCGCGTGCCGCAAGTGGAGCTCGAGTCGGGTTACCCTCCGCGGTCCTTTTTCATGGGGGAGTTTTTCACTCGGAAGTGTTCCGCCACCGGGTCATGGCACTCCTCGCCCGCTGGTCCAGGCATGCGCCGCCGCCCCGCTCGTTGCCGGGGACGGATTTCGAGCATGCGGTGGCGCGCGGAGCGGCGTACTACGGGTTTGTTCGCAAACGTGGCGGCGTGCGCATCCGTGGAGGGGTCGCCCACGCGTTTTATCTCGGGATCGCCGCCGCGATGCCAGCCGTTCCGGGCATGCAACCGCCAATCAAAGCTTTTTGCATCGTGCCCCGGGGTTTGGAGGAAGGCGCGGAAGTTGAGCTTCCCCAGCGGGAGTTTGCTCTGACTGTGGGTCGAGAAAGCGTGTTTCGATTTTTCCAAAGTGCGGTACGGAGTGATCCGGCAGGTGCTCTAGTGGAACATATTGGGCCGGAATTTCACGAGCTCCCTCCGGTGCGCACGTGCTTGCCGGGCAGCTCAGCGGTTAACCAACGCATCCCTGTGTACTTGCAAGCAAAGGTGAACGAGCTCGGGACCCTGGAACTCTGGTTTGTACAGCGCAGCGGCGGGGGGCGGTGGAAGCTCGAGTTCGACCTTCGCGCTGCTGGTCAACGAACAAAGGGAGGCTCAAGGTGA